From Drosophila yakuba strain Tai18E2 chromosome 2L, Prin_Dyak_Tai18E2_2.1, whole genome shotgun sequence, one genomic window encodes:
- the LOC6539207 gene encoding uncharacterized protein LOC6539207 isoform X3 — protein sequence MQALLLFLAIVVNYTARLSVSVAIVAMTDAATTNLDFPEYRWSGVQQSYILSSFYWGYIVTQFPAGFLVRRFGAKAVLLVPTLATAVLSGLTPYCVTWGGWQAFCAIRIVEGLFQGLIFPCIHEHLAKWSPPNDRNRLGAFAYSGADCGSVLAMGSSGLIANGSMGWPGIFYVSAGTCGLWCLLWVILGANNAPSSRLIGSREREHIERSMKRADGFHAQKIPVPWRAIWSSSPFYALLIVRSAQGWANSTMQLQTPSYMHGVLEMDIKSNALYSALPFLAMWGMSYVYLIFADVAMSRHWMSLTTLRKSINTVSYWGPAAALIGIGFLDKTQTTLAIALMTINAGLNAGSGIGSILTIIDMSPNHSGMLMAIVNGIGNIFPLLTPLLVGVIVIDADSRNQWQIVFAMTAVVFFIGNLVYLIWGTTDQQSWDAEDYLKTKDPENEPNAHQMDFKPRPDSEAKADIKAK from the exons ATGCAGGCCCTCCTCTTATTCCTGGCGATCGTTGTAAACTACACAGCCCGACTCAGCGTGAGCGTGGCAATTGTTGCTATGACAGATGCAGCCACCACCAACTTGGACTTCCCG GAGTACAGGTGGAGTGGTGTGCAGCAATCATACATCCTGTCCAGCTTCTACTGGGGATACATTGTCACTCAATTTCCAGCCGGTTTTCTCGTTCGCCGCTTCGGGGCCAAGGCGGTGTTGCTCGTCCCCACGCTGGCTACGGCCGTCCTGAGCGGTCTGACACCGTATTGCGTGACCTGGGGTGGCTGGCAAGCTTTTTGCGCAATCCGAATTGTGGAGGGTCTTTTCCAAGGTTTGATCTTTCCGTGCATACATGAGCACCTAGCCAAGTGGTCTCCCCCAAATGATCGAAACCGACTGGGCGCTTTTGCGTACTCTGGAGCCGACTGCGGATCAGTACTGGCCATGGGAAGCAGCGGATTGATTGCGAATGGCTCAATGGGCTGGCCCGGAATCTTCTACGTGTCGGCGGGCACTTGCGGGCTGTGGTGCTTACTATGGGTAATACTCGGCGCTAACAACGCTCCCAGTTCCCGTCTGATCGGTTCCCGGGAACGGGAGCACATCGAGCGCTCTATGAAGCGGGCTGATGGATTTCACGCTCAGAAGATTCCAGTCCCGTGGCGAGCCATATGGTCATCCAGTCCCTTTTACGCACTATTAATAGTACGGAGCGCTCAGGGCTGGGCCAACTCCACCATGCAACTGCAGACACCCTCCTACATGCACGGCGTCTTAGAAATGGATATCAAAAGCAACGCTCTTTACTCGGCCCTCCCTTTTCTAGCTATGTGGGGTATGTCCTATGTATATCTGATTTTCGCAGATGTGGCAATGTCGAGGCATTGGATGTCCCTAACCACGCTGCGCAAGTCAATTAACACCGTTTCCTACTGGGGACCTGCGGCGGCTCTTATTGGGATTGGCTTTCTGGATAAGACCCAGACCACTCTCGCAATCGCACTGATGACAATCAACGCAGGCTTAAATGCCGGATCTGGAATTGGCAGCATTCTGACCATTATCGACATGTCCCCAAACCATTCGGGAATGCTGATGGCCATTGTGAACGGCATTGGCAACATCTTTCCGCTTCTAACGCCGCTTTTAGTGGGAGTCATTGTCATCGATGCG gacTCACGAAACCAGTGGCAGATTGTGTTTGCCATGACCGCTGTTGTTTTTTTCATTGGCAACCTGGTGTACCTAATTTGGGGCACCACTGATCAGCAGTCTTGGGATGCGGAAGACTATCTGAAGACGAAGGACCCGGAAAACGAACCGAATGCCCATCAAATGGATTTTAAGCCAAGGCCGGATTCAGAGGCTAAGGCAGatataaaagcaaaataa
- the LOC6539207 gene encoding uncharacterized protein LOC6539207 isoform X1, with protein sequence MVGIALNDTLRRILAIDTVGSEFFADGLTFIKVRQQNEGRPKSRCLVINMWTETFAQSWANSKFCIWRPVIGIRHMQALLLFLAIVVNYTARLSVSVAIVAMTDAATTNLDFPEYRWSGVQQSYILSSFYWGYIVTQFPAGFLVRRFGAKAVLLVPTLATAVLSGLTPYCVTWGGWQAFCAIRIVEGLFQGLIFPCIHEHLAKWSPPNDRNRLGAFAYSGADCGSVLAMGSSGLIANGSMGWPGIFYVSAGTCGLWCLLWVILGANNAPSSRLIGSREREHIERSMKRADGFHAQKIPVPWRAIWSSSPFYALLIVRSAQGWANSTMQLQTPSYMHGVLEMDIKSNALYSALPFLAMWGMSYVYLIFADVAMSRHWMSLTTLRKSINTVSYWGPAAALIGIGFLDKTQTTLAIALMTINAGLNAGSGIGSILTIIDMSPNHSGMLMAIVNGIGNIFPLLTPLLVGVIVIDADSRNQWQIVFAMTAVVFFIGNLVYLIWGTTDQQSWDAEDYLKTKDPENEPNAHQMDFKPRPDSEAKADIKAK encoded by the exons ATGGTGGGCATAGCTTTAAATGACACGCTCAGACGCATTTTAGCTATCGACACGGTGGGAAGTGAGTTTTTTGCTGACGGCTTAACTTT TATTAAAGTGCGTCAACAAAATGAGGGACGAccaaaaag TCGTTGTCTAGTTATTAATATGTGGACGGAGACGTTTGCCCAATCGTGGGCAAATTCGAAATTCTGCATTTGGA GACCCGTTATTGGTATCCGTCACATGCAGGCCCTCCTCTTATTCCTGGCGATCGTTGTAAACTACACAGCCCGACTCAGCGTGAGCGTGGCAATTGTTGCTATGACAGATGCAGCCACCACCAACTTGGACTTCCCG GAGTACAGGTGGAGTGGTGTGCAGCAATCATACATCCTGTCCAGCTTCTACTGGGGATACATTGTCACTCAATTTCCAGCCGGTTTTCTCGTTCGCCGCTTCGGGGCCAAGGCGGTGTTGCTCGTCCCCACGCTGGCTACGGCCGTCCTGAGCGGTCTGACACCGTATTGCGTGACCTGGGGTGGCTGGCAAGCTTTTTGCGCAATCCGAATTGTGGAGGGTCTTTTCCAAGGTTTGATCTTTCCGTGCATACATGAGCACCTAGCCAAGTGGTCTCCCCCAAATGATCGAAACCGACTGGGCGCTTTTGCGTACTCTGGAGCCGACTGCGGATCAGTACTGGCCATGGGAAGCAGCGGATTGATTGCGAATGGCTCAATGGGCTGGCCCGGAATCTTCTACGTGTCGGCGGGCACTTGCGGGCTGTGGTGCTTACTATGGGTAATACTCGGCGCTAACAACGCTCCCAGTTCCCGTCTGATCGGTTCCCGGGAACGGGAGCACATCGAGCGCTCTATGAAGCGGGCTGATGGATTTCACGCTCAGAAGATTCCAGTCCCGTGGCGAGCCATATGGTCATCCAGTCCCTTTTACGCACTATTAATAGTACGGAGCGCTCAGGGCTGGGCCAACTCCACCATGCAACTGCAGACACCCTCCTACATGCACGGCGTCTTAGAAATGGATATCAAAAGCAACGCTCTTTACTCGGCCCTCCCTTTTCTAGCTATGTGGGGTATGTCCTATGTATATCTGATTTTCGCAGATGTGGCAATGTCGAGGCATTGGATGTCCCTAACCACGCTGCGCAAGTCAATTAACACCGTTTCCTACTGGGGACCTGCGGCGGCTCTTATTGGGATTGGCTTTCTGGATAAGACCCAGACCACTCTCGCAATCGCACTGATGACAATCAACGCAGGCTTAAATGCCGGATCTGGAATTGGCAGCATTCTGACCATTATCGACATGTCCCCAAACCATTCGGGAATGCTGATGGCCATTGTGAACGGCATTGGCAACATCTTTCCGCTTCTAACGCCGCTTTTAGTGGGAGTCATTGTCATCGATGCG gacTCACGAAACCAGTGGCAGATTGTGTTTGCCATGACCGCTGTTGTTTTTTTCATTGGCAACCTGGTGTACCTAATTTGGGGCACCACTGATCAGCAGTCTTGGGATGCGGAAGACTATCTGAAGACGAAGGACCCGGAAAACGAACCGAATGCCCATCAAATGGATTTTAAGCCAAGGCCGGATTCAGAGGCTAAGGCAGatataaaagcaaaataa
- the LOC6529090 gene encoding uncharacterized protein LOC6529090, with product MDFDNAKENIQPLASGRNVSLLQASLSQDSTHGQELLAQRKQMEEEVHTYTGADPLGAWYKLICWIEQSYPAGGSCSGLQTVLHQCLTKFEDDERYRQDKRLIKLFIKFMEKQKDQIEFYQQMYNNGIGTMLADFYIAWAYSYDLSGNMRKADEIFRLGLECRAQPLEELKEAHQHFGYTVGQRMLYSTGEEANAVNQELNDRRLALQSLHGRRQQISNSFTVGSVRTGAAVKSGLPGVVQVEASTTNSRRNVGRNVEVFNDENSEGNIPVCNSETEVKPSLRSIIDSARSQENIKEVVAWNKANAKRHKHGKIFGSNASPDLGFDIHLDEQTMPPITNYEHRLDQPFKFPTNFVTKNRPQEPWVTPVTIEDEPNANGLPCYNKCLLYPRPNLEFSPEEYRAYSFLKHRNPQHSFVYRNDEWWGTGGVIRGIRCYPNFARFSKPQDLDELDKFWKPPPVLGLQVVLDKIYNEVEQKEYQLEELLASKWLLKRNVTVHGDFDMEETVCLPGNKMPRRKSFFPSSSRKSIMPRRVSSVQEENEKEEDKVTLVVKDIASQLSPKIPKSPPNLKAEQNLKIFEESGDADDHFAVPAVPVPKIEIFEDLEEPQPPPKTRHLNSGPVYDVDETCSTQMFNMFIKSQAVSTPKGTQKQAPSRQFGTVLKELPLPEDPAHAVDSPVDTRSPTLRKQLSTILETSEHGTQSLATSGATTKSTITPSFSPGSTAVSKFGSKVEENTPSQMRLQHLISVGVSAVVVEPEKQDGDNLLHRELWEPNAPSVPTLKSLRFQEDKTETIPRPLACFQEDKTETLPQMPIAQPEESMHHGSLHAENCFSSPQLPTLDDESDLCGLFGKTPPKINMFGSSKRNFDPTSQVFKSTQDDMSSFVELGNKLESAPSVCKLQDSFMTNISFVPDTQPETLALQKFDIFLDDTQPKVTKSQPVASIGSNLTLESTLPETQQVAIREIGNQQENIGQSHMIASFMKDCTEIGSCPSQLPTSFVKTNTASTSNELKFSNDSMSGSFMKVPVNENFSGSKPADEFFEFNAATEMFATNISMIKNSTLLLPKAEEAEASELSIYYKKTPLTPKQSHRSWSQSDLETPPKEKFVHPTSNGDQTLLNKTVADDYKNPFNVELISSLLESIDFSMYIEKLPHCQLVGHVKRLHPNTHLEVHNEKFEVSKMIGKGAYGSVYLGKHLKSGKRVALKQERPTNYWEFYICLEIHSRLTSEQMIPSYAHIDYSLVGNNSSVYISEFSDYGSLIGVCNKVKSITNRNLDEYVVMHLSCQMLDIVDHLHALGIIHADIKPDNFLLMKPICADPNEVSLQLIDFGVSIDMKLFPDNQTFNYVHHDDLFKCIEMRTHRPWTYQLDLFGLVSVMHVLLFGRYMEVVQRAPSTIWMPKTNVPRYFQRVMWENIFRTLLNIRDCRTMPNLQQLRTQLKCALAEKEKYVSEAINKFNTILEK from the exons ATGGACTTTGACAACGCGAAAGAGAACATTCAGCCGCTGGCCAGCGGTCGCAACGTAAGCCTTCTGCAGGCCTCTCTCAGCCAGGACTCAACCCACGGCCAGGAACTGCTGGCGCAACGCAAGCAAATGGAGGAAGAGGTGCACACCTACACAGGCGCTGATCCTCTCGGTGCCTGGTACAAGCTTATCTGCTGGATCGAGCAGAGCTATCCGGCGGGGGGTAGTTGCTCGGGTCTACAGACTGTTCTTCACCAGTGCCTCACCAAATTCGAAGATGACGAGCGCTACCGTCAGGATAAGCGGCTCATTAAGCTTTTCATTAAATTC ATGGAGAAACAGAAGGACCAGATCGAGTTTTATCAACAGATGTACAACAACGGGATCGGAACAATGCTGGCAGACTTCTATATTGCCTGGGCCTACAGCTACGACTTGAGCGGCAACATGCGCAAGGCCGACGAGATCTTTCGTCTAGGTCTAGAGTGTCGCGCACAGCCTCTAGAGGAGCTAAAGGAGGCCCACCAGCATTTTGGCTATACGGTGGGCCAGCGCATGCTCTACAGCACTGGTGAAGAGGCCAACGCAGTCAACCAGGAACTAAACGACCGAAGGTTAGCGTTGCAATCCCTTCATGGTCGCCGCCAACAGATCTCTAACAGTTTTACTGTGGGAAGCGTCCGTACCGGTGCGGCAGTTAAAAGCGGCCTGCCAGGCGTGGTTCAG GTCGAAGCTTCAACCACCAACAGTAGGCGCAATGTTGGTCGGAACGTTGAGGTGTTTAATGACGAAAATTCTGAAGGGAATATCCCAGTCTGTAATTCTGAGACGGAAGTGAAGCCCAGTCTACGCTCCATTATCGACTCGGCTCGCAGTCAGGAGAATATAAAAGAAGTGGTGGCCTGGAATAAGGCAAATGCAAAACGCCACAagcatggcaaaatttttGGCAGTAACGCATCTCCGGATCTGGGCTTTGATATACACTTGGACGAACAAACAATGCCACCTATTACCAACTACGAGCACCGTCTAGATCAACCTTTTAAATTTCCGACAAACTTTGTGACCAAGAACAGGCCTCAGGAGCCGTGGGTGACGCCTGTTACTATTGAGGACGAGCCAAACGCAAATGGACTTCCTTGCTATAATAAGTGTCTCCTTTACCCTCGTCCCAATCTCGAGTTCTCGCCCGAAGAGTATCGTGCATACTCCTTTTTGAAACACCGCAACCCACAACATTCGTTTGTCTATCGCAATGATGAGTGGTGGGGCACTGGAGGGGTGATCAGGGGAATTCGCTGCTACCCGAATTTCGCCAGGTTTTCCAAGCCACAAGACCTCGATGAGCTAGACAAGTTTTGGAAACCTCCACCGGTACTTGGCCTTCAGGTCGTTTTAGACAAGATTTACAACGAAGTTGAGCAAAAGGAGTATCAGCTAGAGGAGTTGTTAGCATCAAAATGGTTACTAAAACGAAATGTGACAGTTCATGGCGACTTTGACATGGAAGAAACAGTTTGCTTGCCGGGGAACAAGATGCCACGTCGCAAGAGTTTCTTTCCCTCTTCTTCCAGAAAATCTATCATGCCACGTAGAGTTTCCTCTGTACAGGAGGAGAATGAAAAGGAGGAGGATAAAGTCACATTGGTTGTAAAAGATATAGCTTCGCAGTTGTCACCTAAGATACCTAAATCGCCTCCTAATCTAAAGGCAGAGCAAaatcttaaaatatttgagGAATCTGGAGATGCAGATGACCATTTTGCAGTACCGGCCGTTCCTGTTCCAAAAATAGAGATCTTTGAAGACTTGGaagagccgcagccaccgccaAAAACAAGGCATTTGAATTCTGGACCTGTTTATGACGTAGATGAGACGTGCTCCACCCAAATGTTCAACATGTTCATAAAGTCGCAGGCAGTAAGCACTCCGAAGGGCACACAGAAGCAGGCGCCGTCACGTCAATTTGGAACTGTTCTAAAAGAGCTACCGCTACCGGAGGACCCTGCTCATGCTGTTGATTCTCCAGTGGATACACGTTCTCCGACTTTGCGAAAGCAACTATCTACCATATTAGAAACCTCTGAGCACGGAACACAAAGCTTGGCGACTAGCGGAGCCACTACTAAATCGACTATAACCCCCTCGTTTTCACCCGGATCAACCGCGGTTTCTAAATTTGGCAGCAAGGTTGAAGAGAACACTCCCAGTCAAATGCGTCTCCAGCATTTGATTAGTGTTGGTGTATCGGCAGTCGTTGTGGAGCCGGAAAAACAGGACGGTGACAACTTATTGCACCGTGAGTTATGGGAACCCAATGCGCCTAGCGTGCCTACGCTTAAGTCCCTGCGCTTCCAAGAGGATAAGACAGAGACTATTCCCAGACCTCTTGCTTGCTTTCAGGAAGATAAAACTGAAACACTGCCACAAATGCCCATCGCACAACCGGAGGAGTCTATGCATCATGGTTCGTTGCAtgctgaaaattgtttttcctcACCACAACTTCCCACTTTGGATGATGAAAGCGATTTGTGTGGATTGTTTGGAAAGACACCGCCGAAGATAAATATGTTTGGCTCTTCAAAGCGCAATTTCGATCCAACTTCACAGGTCTTTAAATCGACACAGGACGATATGAGCTCCTTTGTAGAGCTTGGCAACAAACTGGAATCTGCGCCCAGCGTCTGCAAGCTTCAGGATTCCTTTATGACCAACATTTCCTTTGTGCCCGATACGCAGCCTGAAACTTTAGCGCTCCAGAAGTTTGATATCTTTCTCGACGACACACAGCCAAAGGTCACTAAGTCACAACCAGTAGCTTCGATTGGCTCCAACTTAACCTTAGAATCCACGCTGCCGGAAACGCAGCAGGTGGCAATTAGGGAGATAGGGAACCAACAGGAAAATATTGGGCAGTCCCATATGATTGCCTCGTTCATGAAAGATTGCACAGAAATAGGCAGCTGTCCTTCACAGTTACCGACTTCTTTTGTCAAAACAAATACCGCAAGCACATCGAACGAGCTCAAATTTTCTAATGATTCCATGTCAGGATCGTTTATGAAAGTTCCTGTGAATGAAAATTTTAGTGGTTCGAAACCAGCAGACGAATTTTTTGAGTTTAACGCAGCTACTGAAATGTTTGCAACTAATATTAGTATGATAAAAAATTCTACACTGCTGCTTCCTAAAGCAGAAGAAGCAGAGGCGTCGGAATTAAGCATTTACTATAAGAAAACACCATTGACGCCAAAGCAATCTCATCGTTCCTGGTCGCAATCTGATTTAGAAACTCCACCGAAGGAAAAGTTTGTTCACCCCACCTCAAATGGAGATCAAACTCTTTTAAACAAAACGGTAGCTGACGATTATAAAAACCCTTTCAATGTGGAACTGATCAGCTCGCTGCTCGAATCAATTGATTTTTCCATGTACATCGAAAAGTTGCCCCATTGTCAACTGGTTGGCCACGTTAAGCGTCTACATCCTAACACCCACCTGGAAGTACACAACGAAAAGTTTGAGGTGTCGAAAATGATAGGAAAGGGGGCTTATGGCTCAGTTTATCTAGGAAAGCATCTAAAATCTGGCAAGAGGGTGGCGCTCAAGCAGGAACGACCAACAAACTACTGGGAATTCTATATTTGTCTAGAGATTCACAGCCGGTTAACTAGTGAGCAAATG ATTCCATCATATGCACATATTGACTATTCACTGGTAGGAAACAATTCCAGTGTATATATCTCGGAGTTTTCAGACTATGGTTCTCTGATCGGTGTATGTAACAAGGTTAAGAGTATCACCAACAGGAATTTAGATGAGTATGTAGTAATGCATCTAAGTTGTCAAATGCTCGATATTGTGGATCATCTGCACGCCCTGGGTATAATTCATGCCGACATCAAGCCGGATAACTTTCTACTTATGAAACC GATATGTGCGGATCCCAACGAAGTTAGCCTGCAGCTTATTGATTTCGGTGTGTCTATTGACATGAAGCTGTTTCCGGACAACCAGACATTTAATTATGTTCATCATGATGACTTGTTCAAGTGCATTGAGATGAGAACGCATCGCCCATGGACCTACCAACTAGATTTATTTGGTCTGGTAAGCGTTATGCATGTGCTGCTATTCGGTCGCTATATGGAAGTAGTGCAACGAGCTCCGAGCACCATTTGGATGCCGAAAACAAACGTGCCACGCTACTTTCAGCGGGTAATGTGGGAAAACATCTTCCGGACTCTGCTTAACATTAGAGATTGTCGCACTATGCCCAATCTGCAGCAACTGCGTACGCAGCTAAAATGTGCGCTGgccgaaaaggaaaaatatgtCAGCGAGGCCATCAACAAGTTTAACACGATATTAGAGAAATAG
- the LOC6539207 gene encoding uncharacterized protein LOC6539207 isoform X2, which produces MRDDQKGPVIGIRHMQALLLFLAIVVNYTARLSVSVAIVAMTDAATTNLDFPEYRWSGVQQSYILSSFYWGYIVTQFPAGFLVRRFGAKAVLLVPTLATAVLSGLTPYCVTWGGWQAFCAIRIVEGLFQGLIFPCIHEHLAKWSPPNDRNRLGAFAYSGADCGSVLAMGSSGLIANGSMGWPGIFYVSAGTCGLWCLLWVILGANNAPSSRLIGSREREHIERSMKRADGFHAQKIPVPWRAIWSSSPFYALLIVRSAQGWANSTMQLQTPSYMHGVLEMDIKSNALYSALPFLAMWGMSYVYLIFADVAMSRHWMSLTTLRKSINTVSYWGPAAALIGIGFLDKTQTTLAIALMTINAGLNAGSGIGSILTIIDMSPNHSGMLMAIVNGIGNIFPLLTPLLVGVIVIDADSRNQWQIVFAMTAVVFFIGNLVYLIWGTTDQQSWDAEDYLKTKDPENEPNAHQMDFKPRPDSEAKADIKAK; this is translated from the exons ATGAGGGACGAccaaaaag GACCCGTTATTGGTATCCGTCACATGCAGGCCCTCCTCTTATTCCTGGCGATCGTTGTAAACTACACAGCCCGACTCAGCGTGAGCGTGGCAATTGTTGCTATGACAGATGCAGCCACCACCAACTTGGACTTCCCG GAGTACAGGTGGAGTGGTGTGCAGCAATCATACATCCTGTCCAGCTTCTACTGGGGATACATTGTCACTCAATTTCCAGCCGGTTTTCTCGTTCGCCGCTTCGGGGCCAAGGCGGTGTTGCTCGTCCCCACGCTGGCTACGGCCGTCCTGAGCGGTCTGACACCGTATTGCGTGACCTGGGGTGGCTGGCAAGCTTTTTGCGCAATCCGAATTGTGGAGGGTCTTTTCCAAGGTTTGATCTTTCCGTGCATACATGAGCACCTAGCCAAGTGGTCTCCCCCAAATGATCGAAACCGACTGGGCGCTTTTGCGTACTCTGGAGCCGACTGCGGATCAGTACTGGCCATGGGAAGCAGCGGATTGATTGCGAATGGCTCAATGGGCTGGCCCGGAATCTTCTACGTGTCGGCGGGCACTTGCGGGCTGTGGTGCTTACTATGGGTAATACTCGGCGCTAACAACGCTCCCAGTTCCCGTCTGATCGGTTCCCGGGAACGGGAGCACATCGAGCGCTCTATGAAGCGGGCTGATGGATTTCACGCTCAGAAGATTCCAGTCCCGTGGCGAGCCATATGGTCATCCAGTCCCTTTTACGCACTATTAATAGTACGGAGCGCTCAGGGCTGGGCCAACTCCACCATGCAACTGCAGACACCCTCCTACATGCACGGCGTCTTAGAAATGGATATCAAAAGCAACGCTCTTTACTCGGCCCTCCCTTTTCTAGCTATGTGGGGTATGTCCTATGTATATCTGATTTTCGCAGATGTGGCAATGTCGAGGCATTGGATGTCCCTAACCACGCTGCGCAAGTCAATTAACACCGTTTCCTACTGGGGACCTGCGGCGGCTCTTATTGGGATTGGCTTTCTGGATAAGACCCAGACCACTCTCGCAATCGCACTGATGACAATCAACGCAGGCTTAAATGCCGGATCTGGAATTGGCAGCATTCTGACCATTATCGACATGTCCCCAAACCATTCGGGAATGCTGATGGCCATTGTGAACGGCATTGGCAACATCTTTCCGCTTCTAACGCCGCTTTTAGTGGGAGTCATTGTCATCGATGCG gacTCACGAAACCAGTGGCAGATTGTGTTTGCCATGACCGCTGTTGTTTTTTTCATTGGCAACCTGGTGTACCTAATTTGGGGCACCACTGATCAGCAGTCTTGGGATGCGGAAGACTATCTGAAGACGAAGGACCCGGAAAACGAACCGAATGCCCATCAAATGGATTTTAAGCCAAGGCCGGATTCAGAGGCTAAGGCAGatataaaagcaaaataa